In bacterium, the genomic stretch TTTCAGTGTGCGAGCAAGGAAACCAAGGATGGGTCGTAATCCCAGGACGGGACAACCAATAGAAATTTCAGCAAAAAGAGTTGTCAAGTTTAAGCCGGCTAAGGAGATTTTGGAGGATTAAGAAAATTTATAATGAGGTGAGTAGGAACGACTATGCAAATTCCAGATAAAAATTTCTTTTCCATAGGAGAAACGAGTAAAATCACTGGTGTAAAGTCTTATATCCTGAGGTACTGGGAGTCGGAATTTAAGCTGCTCCGACCAGCGAGAAGGGAAAGCGGGCATCGAAAGTATACTCGTAAAGACTTAGAGGTGATTAGTGAGATAAAAGAAT encodes the following:
- a CDS encoding MerR family transcriptional regulator, coding for MQIPDKNFFSIGETSKITGVKSYILRYWESEFKLLRPARRESGHRKYTRKDLEVISEIKELLYERRFSIAGAKRHLLEDRKNKKEQLKLDWGKDSAAISALKDTKKEIKEILKLLEK